The Meriones unguiculatus strain TT.TT164.6M chromosome 6, Bangor_MerUng_6.1, whole genome shotgun sequence genome has a window encoding:
- the Pde4d gene encoding cAMP-specific 3',5'-cyclic phosphodiesterase 4D isoform X7 produces the protein MPEANYLLSVSWGYIKFKRMLNRELTHLSEMSRSGNQVSEYISNTFLDKQHEVEIPSPTQKEKEKKKRPMSQISGVKKLMHSSSLTNSCIPRFGVKTEQEDVLAKELEDVNKWGLHVFRIAELSGNRPLTVIMHTIFQERDLLKTFKIPVDTLITYLMTLEDHYHADVAYHNNIHAADVVQSTHVLLSTPALEAVFTDLEILAAIFASAIHDVDHPGVSNQFLINTNSELALMYNDSSVLENHHLAVGFKLLQEENCDIFQNLTKKQRQSLRKMVIDIVLATDMSKHMNLLADLKTMVETKKVTSSGVLLLDNYSDRIQVLQNMVHCADLSNPTKPLQLYRQWTDRIMEEFFRQGDRERERGMEISPMCDKHNASVEKSQVGFIDYIVHPLWETWADLVHPDAQDILDTLEDNREWYQSTIPQSPSPAPDDQEEGRQGQTEKFQFELTLEEDVESDTEKDSGSQVEEDTSCSDSKTLCTQDSESTEIPLDEQVEEEAVAEGEESQPETCAVDDCCPDT, from the exons ATGCCTGAAGCAAACTATTTATTGTCAGTGTCTTGGGGCTACATAAAG TTTAAGAGGATGCTGAACCGGGAGCTGACGCACCTCTCTGAAATGAGCCGGTCTGGAAACCAGGTGTCGGAGTACATCTCGAACACGTTCTTAG ATAAGCAACATGAAGTGGAAATCCCCTCTCCAactcagaaggaaaaggagaaaaagaaaaggccgaTGTCTCAGATCAGCGGGGTCAAGAAGCTGATGCATAGCTCCAGCCTGACTAATTCCTGTATCCCAAGGTTTGGGGTGAAAACAGAGCAGGAGGATGTCCTGGCCAAG GAACTAGAGGATGTGAACAAATGGGGTCTCCATGTTTTCAGAATAGCAGAGCTTTCTGGGAATCGGCCTCTGACTGTTATCATGCACACCATTTTTCAG gAACGGgatttattaaaaacatttaaaattccaGTAGACACTCTAATCACGTATCTCATGACTCTGGAAGACCATTACCACGCTGACGTGGCGTATCACAACAACATCCATGCCGCAGACGTGGTCCAGTCCACTCACGTGCTACTGTCCACACCTGCTTTGGAG GCTGTGTTCACAGACTTGGAGATTCTCGCAGCCATTTTCGCCAGTGCAATACATGATGTGGATCATCCTGGTGTGTCAAACCAATTTCTGATCAATACAA ACTCGGAACTGGCCCTGATGTACAACGACTCCTCCGTCTTAGAGAACCATCATTTGGCTGTGGGGTTTAAGTTGCTCCAGGAGGAAAACTGTGACATTTTCCAGAATCTGACCAAAAAGCAAAGACAATCTTTAAGGAAAATGGTCATTGACATT GTACTTGCGACAGACATGTCAAAGCACATGAATCTGTTGGCTGATCTGAAGACGATGGTGGAAACTAAGAAGGTGACAAGCTCTGGGGTCCTTCTCCTTGATAACTATTCGGACAGGATCCAG GTCCTTCAGAATATGGTGCACTGCGCAGACCTGAGCAACCCCACCAAGCCTCTGCAGCTGTACCGCCAGTGGACAGACCGGATAATGGAGGAGTTCTTCCGCCAGGGGGACCGGGAGCGGGAGCGTGGTATGGAGATAAGTCCCATGTGTGACAAGCACAACGCCTCTGTGGAAAAATCACAG GTGGGCTTCATCGACTATATCGTTCATCCGCTCTGGGAGACGTGGGCAGACCTCGTACATCCCGATGCCCAGGACATTTTGGACACTTTGGAGGACAATCGCGAGTGGTACCAGAGCACAATCCCTCAGAGCCCCTCCCCTGCACCCGACGACCAAGAGGAGGGCCGGCAGGGCCAAACGGAAAAATTCCAGTTTGAACTAACCTTGGAGGAAGATGTCGAGTCGGACACCGAAAAGGACAGTGGGAGTCAAGTGGAGGAAGACACGAGCTGCAGCGACTCCAAGACTCTGTGTACGCAGGACTCGGAGTCCACCGAAATCCCCCTGGACGAGCAGGTGGAAGAGGAGGCTGTGGCGGAAGGAGAGGAAAGCCAGCCGGAAACTTGCGCGGTAGATGATTGTTGTCCTGACACGTAA
- the Pde4d gene encoding cAMP-specific 3',5'-cyclic phosphodiesterase 4D isoform X8, with amino-acid sequence MASNKFKRMLNRELTHLSEMSRSGNQVSEYISNTFLDKQHEVEIPSPTQKEKEKKKRPMSQISGVKKLMHSSSLTNSCIPRFGVKTEQEDVLAKELEDVNKWGLHVFRIAELSGNRPLTVIMHTIFQERDLLKTFKIPVDTLITYLMTLEDHYHADVAYHNNIHAADVVQSTHVLLSTPALEAVFTDLEILAAIFASAIHDVDHPGVSNQFLINTNSELALMYNDSSVLENHHLAVGFKLLQEENCDIFQNLTKKQRQSLRKMVIDIVLATDMSKHMNLLADLKTMVETKKVTSSGVLLLDNYSDRIQVLQNMVHCADLSNPTKPLQLYRQWTDRIMEEFFRQGDRERERGMEISPMCDKHNASVEKSQVGFIDYIVHPLWETWADLVHPDAQDILDTLEDNREWYQSTIPQSPSPAPDDQEEGRQGQTEKFQFELTLEEDVESDTEKDSGSQVEEDTSCSDSKTLCTQDSESTEIPLDEQVEEEAVAEGEESQPETCAVDDCCPDT; translated from the exons TTTAAGAGGATGCTGAACCGGGAGCTGACGCACCTCTCTGAAATGAGCCGGTCTGGAAACCAGGTGTCGGAGTACATCTCGAACACGTTCTTAG ATAAGCAACATGAAGTGGAAATCCCCTCTCCAactcagaaggaaaaggagaaaaagaaaaggccgaTGTCTCAGATCAGCGGGGTCAAGAAGCTGATGCATAGCTCCAGCCTGACTAATTCCTGTATCCCAAGGTTTGGGGTGAAAACAGAGCAGGAGGATGTCCTGGCCAAG GAACTAGAGGATGTGAACAAATGGGGTCTCCATGTTTTCAGAATAGCAGAGCTTTCTGGGAATCGGCCTCTGACTGTTATCATGCACACCATTTTTCAG gAACGGgatttattaaaaacatttaaaattccaGTAGACACTCTAATCACGTATCTCATGACTCTGGAAGACCATTACCACGCTGACGTGGCGTATCACAACAACATCCATGCCGCAGACGTGGTCCAGTCCACTCACGTGCTACTGTCCACACCTGCTTTGGAG GCTGTGTTCACAGACTTGGAGATTCTCGCAGCCATTTTCGCCAGTGCAATACATGATGTGGATCATCCTGGTGTGTCAAACCAATTTCTGATCAATACAA ACTCGGAACTGGCCCTGATGTACAACGACTCCTCCGTCTTAGAGAACCATCATTTGGCTGTGGGGTTTAAGTTGCTCCAGGAGGAAAACTGTGACATTTTCCAGAATCTGACCAAAAAGCAAAGACAATCTTTAAGGAAAATGGTCATTGACATT GTACTTGCGACAGACATGTCAAAGCACATGAATCTGTTGGCTGATCTGAAGACGATGGTGGAAACTAAGAAGGTGACAAGCTCTGGGGTCCTTCTCCTTGATAACTATTCGGACAGGATCCAG GTCCTTCAGAATATGGTGCACTGCGCAGACCTGAGCAACCCCACCAAGCCTCTGCAGCTGTACCGCCAGTGGACAGACCGGATAATGGAGGAGTTCTTCCGCCAGGGGGACCGGGAGCGGGAGCGTGGTATGGAGATAAGTCCCATGTGTGACAAGCACAACGCCTCTGTGGAAAAATCACAG GTGGGCTTCATCGACTATATCGTTCATCCGCTCTGGGAGACGTGGGCAGACCTCGTACATCCCGATGCCCAGGACATTTTGGACACTTTGGAGGACAATCGCGAGTGGTACCAGAGCACAATCCCTCAGAGCCCCTCCCCTGCACCCGACGACCAAGAGGAGGGCCGGCAGGGCCAAACGGAAAAATTCCAGTTTGAACTAACCTTGGAGGAAGATGTCGAGTCGGACACCGAAAAGGACAGTGGGAGTCAAGTGGAGGAAGACACGAGCTGCAGCGACTCCAAGACTCTGTGTACGCAGGACTCGGAGTCCACCGAAATCCCCCTGGACGAGCAGGTGGAAGAGGAGGCTGTGGCGGAAGGAGAGGAAAGCCAGCCGGAAACTTGCGCGGTAGATGATTGTTGTCCTGACACGTAA